The following proteins come from a genomic window of Limosilactobacillus reuteri:
- a CDS encoding GNAT family N-acetyltransferase has protein sequence MAEIYLRRAQTQDLAAIMKIIDDAKDLLKKNGSPQWQNGYPNRETFVQDIAMQTNWVLINDNKVVATATLQLTPESTYRNIAHGQWQQPDAPYATIHRVAISSNYRGQGLSKLLLSNLLTVGQMQGIKNFRVDTHRSNKAMQHIAENFNFKKRGIIKVNDQNDPERLAYELNLGSHHKLTRINNNFMQPLIDKL, from the coding sequence ATGAAGATAATTGATGATGCAAAGGACCTTCTAAAGAAAAATGGCAGTCCGCAATGGCAAAACGGTTATCCAAATCGGGAAACTTTTGTTCAAGATATTGCGATGCAAACAAACTGGGTGTTAATTAATGATAATAAAGTAGTGGCAACTGCTACTCTTCAGCTTACCCCAGAATCGACCTACCGTAACATTGCACATGGACAATGGCAACAACCAGATGCGCCTTACGCTACCATCCATCGGGTCGCAATCAGTAGTAATTATCGGGGACAAGGACTTAGTAAGTTGCTTCTTTCTAACTTGCTAACAGTTGGCCAAATGCAAGGAATTAAGAATTTTCGGGTTGATACTCATCGCAGTAACAAAGCGATGCAGCACATTGCCGAAAATTTTAACTTTAAGAAACGAGGAATCATTAAAGTTAATGACCAAAATGATCCCGAGCGATTAGCCTATGAACTAAACTTAGGAAGCCATCATAAGCTTACCCGAATCAATAATAATTTTATGCAACCATTGATTGATAAGCTATAG